From a single Intestinibaculum porci genomic region:
- a CDS encoding coiled-coil domain-containing protein: MPRIIARRFENIHWGERAIIDNLIDYDLYNNIECLANGGGKTVQIFLTNCLFTHRRKHKSTGAGFSFSLADYFQEGPVPGIVMVEVLLDQSQKRLLVGMLAHKVNGSFDQHNFLYAYKDPEDPMGIRHIPFIREKDGENHILSMSSALRLLEDHHIHVYDMTSNNDATRYYKDLMSYKISPSQWEDIVMKINEGEGGISKFFKGLDEPAIIRNWLFKVIEQKMNDQDVGEASIRDYLGDAFYRLCEKRRLVDQHLKTEKQSQAFIDTLQSQREAFAAEKAASDQVNQKENQLESELGALSSALTKLHQQLQELEVKTQEKKQEITHIHCEKESQDYHDQVHDLDKHKEELALLKENLNQINDQLAADTYAFGLQGYAKAYQAYSKQEAIAQEYTKLLEDLGSNEQQRHLRDLGYSLKVKTTALIQEIEETLQKAKDQYLALQKENSQLEDKRTSIDEQIQKRTASTASLAYKIEAYKKQEENLLGEVYAFNMMGEHEEKFFESQKEASKKAIKALSLQIDQFTQKIEAHQNRLETIKSNQEQLKIEEGLTKGHLADAKAICDDDQKIMENREAHYPDFDPLDAEGIIASLDAHITKREEDIEEKRKDLEAKQIAYGQLSSSLNKTLSDFFTHHDIRFMSGMDYLRSQADITDLITRNPLLSYAFVIDDRDFDTLKALDLPTVLEPAIFMKRSAIGQSHDVSLNDDTIIYVNRDAALLDEQQVALKRAALEQAIENIKEDIVLFKDEIKSAQGVKQRLLQEGLNHQVYEEHIHKVHDLEDLQKNIITQLNDLSKQADTFKLKLTDEEKTLTRVNTQKQEAEAFHKELLLLEKAYADYLNDYHQYLDDCQLLENAKQEKATLQQKSTALQETLQKVSNKQIRLEERLNQTDISPYVSYQEGTLIEASYEQLQTSFEELKEALGSDEKYYHRMLDDAHKQMAELQKTLAEVFDQYRLNKEEALATRFEETRYKELENNVYLDKKQIRTLENRINILDGKVSVKAQNVETLKARIFNHYQRILPLEEIYDQFNERLEKANTLLGKYKQEADDKHKQISTMTLAAALLEKEGIHASEMALSKQSDALLEMNETDFKKHEDDLLADYHYQKKLFDIKRKEVSKALNTMSDEHLDVFAKNMITQLRQSHEESTIEQALEKLHMFIEVMHKKLSINQNSTKEYHHDAMTLNDRICDYLSRIHQGLNEIDRHTAIDFGDRKRKLITIETASWEDNKALVAHKIENLLEEKLKESLTFDTDEALKQFKMKVIEPTYLYNETLGIDSIRLYALKIDQDHQRRFRWDSYRSGAEGTVSSMALLGALLSYLGTDPLTSAAKRPWSVLIMDNPFAEMVNNNLVRAFLEAAKSLHVQLILFTGSTQESIIKEADRVIISRLNPSGTIAIEEIHKKSTIEAIGLNQQMSLFDL; this comes from the coding sequence ATGCCTAGAATTATTGCCCGACGTTTTGAAAACATTCACTGGGGTGAACGTGCGATCATTGATAATCTGATTGATTACGATCTTTACAATAATATCGAATGTCTCGCTAATGGCGGCGGGAAAACGGTACAGATCTTCTTGACGAACTGTCTGTTTACCCATCGTCGAAAACATAAATCTACTGGGGCGGGCTTTTCTTTCAGCTTAGCAGATTATTTCCAGGAAGGGCCGGTACCGGGCATCGTGATGGTAGAAGTCTTACTAGACCAGTCTCAAAAACGTTTATTAGTGGGAATGTTAGCCCATAAAGTGAATGGCAGCTTTGATCAGCATAACTTTCTTTATGCTTATAAAGATCCTGAAGATCCGATGGGGATTCGCCATATTCCGTTTATTCGGGAAAAGGATGGGGAAAATCATATTCTTTCCATGAGCAGCGCATTACGTTTACTTGAAGACCACCATATCCATGTTTATGATATGACCTCCAATAATGATGCCACCCGATATTATAAAGATCTGATGTCTTATAAGATTTCTCCTTCCCAATGGGAAGATATTGTCATGAAGATCAATGAAGGCGAAGGGGGAATTTCTAAGTTCTTTAAGGGGTTAGATGAACCCGCTATTATTCGTAACTGGCTTTTTAAAGTCATTGAACAAAAAATGAATGATCAGGACGTCGGTGAGGCAAGTATCCGTGATTATTTAGGTGATGCCTTCTATCGTTTATGTGAGAAAAGACGGCTGGTGGATCAGCATTTGAAAACAGAAAAGCAGTCCCAGGCTTTTATTGACACACTGCAAAGCCAAAGGGAGGCTTTTGCGGCAGAAAAAGCTGCCAGTGATCAAGTGAACCAAAAGGAAAATCAGTTAGAAAGCGAATTAGGGGCTTTATCTTCCGCATTAACGAAGCTTCACCAGCAATTACAGGAATTAGAAGTCAAAACCCAGGAAAAAAAGCAGGAGATCACCCATATTCACTGTGAGAAGGAATCACAGGATTATCATGATCAGGTGCATGATTTGGATAAACATAAAGAGGAATTAGCGTTATTAAAAGAAAACCTTAATCAAATCAATGATCAATTAGCTGCAGATACTTATGCTTTTGGTTTACAGGGCTATGCGAAAGCGTATCAGGCTTATTCAAAACAGGAAGCGATTGCGCAGGAATATACAAAGCTGTTAGAAGATTTAGGCAGTAATGAGCAGCAGCGTCATTTACGAGATCTAGGCTATTCTCTTAAAGTCAAAACGACGGCTTTGATACAAGAAATTGAAGAGACTTTACAAAAAGCCAAAGATCAGTATTTAGCATTACAAAAAGAAAACAGTCAGTTAGAAGACAAGAGAACATCAATAGACGAACAGATTCAAAAGCGAACAGCATCAACCGCTTCCTTAGCCTATAAAATTGAAGCTTATAAAAAGCAGGAGGAAAATCTATTAGGAGAGGTTTACGCTTTTAATATGATGGGGGAACATGAAGAGAAATTCTTTGAAAGCCAAAAAGAAGCTTCGAAAAAAGCGATCAAAGCTTTATCTTTACAGATTGATCAGTTCACGCAAAAAATAGAAGCTCATCAAAATCGATTAGAAACCATCAAATCAAACCAGGAGCAATTAAAAATTGAAGAAGGCTTAACAAAAGGACATTTAGCTGATGCAAAAGCGATCTGCGACGATGATCAAAAGATTATGGAAAACAGAGAAGCGCATTATCCCGATTTTGATCCTTTAGATGCAGAAGGAATCATCGCTTCTTTAGATGCCCATATCACGAAACGTGAAGAAGATATTGAAGAAAAGAGAAAAGACTTAGAAGCAAAACAAATTGCTTATGGACAGCTCTCTTCTTCCCTCAATAAAACACTGAGCGACTTTTTCACGCATCATGATATTCGTTTTATGTCAGGGATGGATTATTTACGCTCACAGGCAGATATTACTGATCTTATTACCCGTAATCCTTTATTAAGCTATGCTTTTGTCATTGATGATCGAGACTTCGATACCCTTAAGGCTTTAGATCTGCCAACGGTCTTAGAACCTGCGATCTTTATGAAGCGCAGCGCGATCGGGCAAAGTCATGATGTTTCTCTTAATGATGATACAATCATCTATGTCAATCGCGATGCTGCATTGCTCGATGAACAGCAGGTGGCTTTAAAGCGCGCTGCTTTAGAGCAAGCTATTGAAAATATCAAAGAGGATATCGTCCTTTTTAAAGACGAGATTAAAAGCGCCCAGGGAGTAAAACAGCGTTTATTACAGGAAGGGCTCAATCATCAGGTTTATGAAGAACATATTCATAAAGTTCATGATTTAGAAGATCTGCAGAAAAACATCATCACGCAGCTAAATGATTTATCAAAGCAGGCAGACACATTCAAATTAAAGCTAACAGATGAGGAAAAGACGTTAACAAGGGTAAATACACAAAAACAAGAGGCAGAAGCCTTCCACAAAGAGCTGCTCTTATTAGAAAAAGCGTATGCAGATTATCTGAATGATTATCATCAGTATCTTGATGATTGTCAGTTATTAGAAAATGCAAAGCAGGAAAAAGCGACATTGCAGCAAAAGTCAACAGCTTTACAGGAGACATTACAGAAAGTTTCTAATAAACAGATACGTTTAGAAGAACGTTTAAATCAAACCGATATTTCTCCTTATGTATCTTATCAGGAAGGAACCCTGATTGAAGCGTCTTATGAGCAGCTGCAGACAAGTTTTGAAGAATTAAAAGAAGCCTTAGGCAGTGATGAAAAGTATTATCATCGTATGCTTGATGATGCACATAAACAGATGGCAGAGCTGCAAAAGACTTTAGCGGAAGTTTTTGATCAATATCGGTTAAACAAAGAAGAAGCCTTAGCTACCCGTTTTGAAGAAACGCGTTATAAAGAATTAGAAAACAATGTTTATCTTGACAAGAAACAAATACGCACATTAGAAAATCGAATCAATATTCTTGATGGAAAAGTCTCTGTCAAAGCGCAAAACGTCGAAACCTTAAAAGCGCGGATTTTCAATCATTACCAGAGAATTCTGCCATTAGAGGAAATTTATGATCAGTTTAATGAACGTTTAGAAAAAGCCAATACCCTGTTAGGAAAGTATAAACAGGAAGCTGATGATAAGCATAAGCAGATCAGTACGATGACGTTAGCAGCGGCGTTATTAGAAAAAGAAGGTATTCATGCCTCAGAAATGGCATTGAGTAAGCAAAGTGATGCTTTACTTGAAATGAATGAAACAGATTTCAAGAAGCATGAGGATGATTTATTGGCAGATTATCATTATCAGAAAAAGCTGTTTGATATAAAACGTAAGGAAGTATCAAAAGCGCTCAATACAATGTCGGATGAACATTTAGATGTCTTTGCGAAAAATATGATAACCCAGTTACGACAAAGCCATGAGGAAAGTACGATTGAGCAGGCTTTAGAGAAACTGCACATGTTTATTGAAGTTATGCATAAGAAGTTATCGATCAATCAGAATTCTACGAAAGAATATCATCATGACGCGATGACACTGAATGATCGTATCTGTGATTACTTATCTCGCATTCATCAGGGACTCAATGAAATAGACCGGCATACGGCAATTGATTTTGGTGATCGGAAACGCAAGCTGATCACTATCGAAACAGCATCCTGGGAAGATAATAAAGCCCTCGTGGCGCATAAGATTGAAAACCTGTTAGAAGAGAAGTTAAAAGAATCTTTGACTTTTGATACTGATGAAGCTCTTAAACAGTTCAAGATGAAAGTCATTGAACCAACATATTTATATAATGAAACCTTAGGTATTGATTCCATCCGGCTGTATGCCTTAAAGATTGATCAGGATCATCAGCGTCGCTTCCGCTGGGATAGTTATCGTTCAGGCGCCGAAGGAACTGTCAGCTCAATGGCATTATTAGGTGCTTTATTATCATATTTAGGAACGGATCCATTAACCAGTGCGGCCAAACGGCCATGGTCCGTCCTCATTATGGATAATCCATTTGCGGAAATGGTTAATAATAACTTAGTGCGAGCGTTTTTAGAAGCGGCGAAGAGCCTGCATGTCCAGCTTATTCTCTTTACTGGTTCAACGCAGGAATCTATTATCAAGGAAGCGGATCGGGTGATTATTTCTCGCTTGAATCCTAGCGGCACGATTGCCATTGAAGAAATTCATAAAAAAAGTACGATTGAAGCAATTGGTTTAAACCAGCAAATGTCTTTATTTGACCTTTAA
- a CDS encoding bile acid:sodium symporter family protein, whose translation MKQLQKFSRFLSNYTAWVVIAIAAVTYFVPQLMGWVNASLFSDFVQNKFTTQSLIIGIIMFSMGLTLTSHDFKILAERPFDICIGAAAQYLIMPFSAFFLSKLLHLPNALALGLILVGCCPGGVSSNVMSYLCGGDVAFSVGMTTASTILSPVMTPLMVSLLAGGAVVNIKGFPMFVSIIETVLLPVAVGFFLNYKLGENETFKEFQKLMPGVAVIGLACVVGGVMSSQGDKFFTSGIVVFAAVFLHNFVGYCLGYLAGILTGMSTPKRRTISIEVGMQNAGLATNLATSTAQFAALPQSAIIAAVSCVWHSISGTLIAAFFAHLDKKKAKQAVKETAKANS comes from the coding sequence ATGAAACAATTACAAAAATTCAGTCGCTTTTTATCAAACTATACGGCCTGGGTTGTTATTGCGATTGCGGCCGTTACGTATTTCGTGCCACAGTTAATGGGCTGGGTGAACGCATCACTTTTCAGTGATTTCGTTCAAAACAAATTTACAACTCAGTCATTAATCATCGGTATCATCATGTTCTCTATGGGGTTAACATTAACATCTCATGATTTCAAAATCTTAGCAGAACGTCCATTTGATATTTGTATCGGGGCCGCTGCGCAGTATCTGATCATGCCATTTTCAGCATTCTTCTTAAGCAAGTTATTACATTTACCAAATGCATTAGCCTTAGGTTTAATCTTAGTTGGCTGCTGTCCAGGTGGTGTTTCAAGTAACGTTATGTCTTACTTATGTGGTGGAGACGTCGCTTTCTCAGTCGGAATGACGACTGCTTCTACTATTCTTTCACCAGTTATGACACCATTAATGGTTTCTTTACTAGCTGGCGGAGCTGTCGTTAATATCAAGGGTTTCCCAATGTTTGTCTCAATCATTGAAACTGTCTTATTACCAGTCGCTGTTGGTTTCTTCTTAAACTATAAATTAGGGGAAAATGAAACGTTTAAAGAATTCCAGAAATTAATGCCTGGTGTGGCCGTCATTGGTTTAGCCTGCGTTGTTGGTGGCGTTATGAGTTCACAGGGTGATAAGTTCTTTACTTCTGGTATCGTTGTCTTTGCAGCTGTCTTCCTTCATAACTTTGTTGGTTACTGCTTAGGCTATTTAGCTGGCATTTTAACAGGTATGAGTACACCAAAACGTCGTACAATTTCGATCGAAGTTGGGATGCAGAATGCCGGCTTAGCCACTAACTTAGCTACTTCTACAGCTCAGTTTGCAGCTTTACCACAGTCAGCCATCATCGCCGCTGTTTCTTGTGTATGGCATTCTATCTCTGGTACTTTAATTGCAGCCTTCTTCGCTCATCTTGATAAGAAAAAAGCAAAACAGGCCGTTAAAGAAACAGCAAAAGCCAATTCATAA